From a single Drosophila sulfurigaster albostrigata strain 15112-1811.04 chromosome 3, ASM2355843v2, whole genome shotgun sequence genomic region:
- the LOC133841828 gene encoding uncharacterized protein LOC133841828, with translation MNLKHRHMKIPLWDELKTPTNDNNCPASNVHDVETPKTSRKRASELSQTGKYGKRSRLPEDQKYSNGWNLNLEETAPEFPEEPLQINDELDKAINDAIKDVIEPTEASSGWWEQFTEYLSKMDSPKSPKESEVIDQNIEETKGNFEENKFGESLKLDLNNEFEQILKSTSEQMDNKKDEYSTKKDTPRPSKQTDSIDEDVMKRNDTSSIQLKSSKDIDESKSGVSVNLDSIFGLPVANHKSEQKQKTIFERKPKDKEAQKPVIEDQPFEEDNEPMKEFLAAFTKFAPLQQRESQVPDNAEIEESNKDVDAESKLETGNSKNSSDSEDFLKNIDSSESAKESSCSGSESVTDSKSKKKARKRNATSPSGSSQGESNESKSEENSQDPFALVEALREMENKEKTGGKQKKSKKKRKSKRKWSNSSDSSSKGNNKRSRKHSDSDSDDILTSRKYKSKHKANVRNGLDFYEDDSVSEDDRFSSDGFGYNEKLNSDFSNANQLNEYEELYNKMYQIFEQVPSRYKYEMNTVLYPTLVVVYLRMIASGKFRRGKTFVESSMRSLDHSLMPRIDKLMTLQCSADLPKKARRLLAGEQQARVKVVLCEQSYELLISFKKSWASSKQTLFEQHFELIVKENNGVPYQQIGMGCAPLDKVYWATGEAVKEPPPPSPRAARRNRLKKTKLSPVKNQHMPIGNRLYTPMPRRWDLELQKDDEEHRVPLDKDNLPSIYIHDVREKTESVICATLSSKATMLAIGTQSGAVHVSSLTSTKLVKIKSAKSLEKLDTSTPGIDERMMDASSEKMIRKLYGHQGSVYSCAFEPHDHFLLTSSQDRTVRCWCLFTWSCVVIYPGHMAAIYSVCYAPQGYYIATASEDRTVRIWTQDSRKSLCVLVGHLAEVSNCKFHPNRHYLATGSADCTVRLWDIIKGVQVRLFTGHRDGITALAFSTCGRYLVTGSNDHYIVVWDIEKEHLVRALSYHTAGINSIVFAMDNKLFMVGGQDGELSIWNFEHLVQEYDSDEIRKLTNSKRKCSKLKSDDLLVISYPTKESPFYELHITPRNLLLATCIFKMESPDKESDMNKSTDDEELAMIKAYFTAQSNREKVVMKSTRDECGLDIFKSLMGYKIESPEDDSPETETVLDDVVDISLKKEFHLSNEKLCESLDIILDDFDDIVDDDKRSVVNVFNNEVCNSNADVVLEEKSKEQQQDVVIDEEESTRPDIIEIPSESQMNNEQFKGYSTDSSTESEDVSDIRSLESSDSNNLQTPNIITKNWVNKNRIEELRKRQEGNKRKRKLPLKTVRRGILSRGKNLQLLQDNVRISNQQVQNISQQNNTASNVLPPTKELKQSNLSEFDLYGTKNVNRNVRRQLLGYNDKPVGFNHGEKVNLINKDARNENNAVPKYEMDERKPVPHTIHETIDFKQPGIGNENKPLSKLNQKPNVENNCAGQNPTREYSAPQSVNYLRNQIAGNQYNTTQKFQMVPCNPRLDPNRKTIVGNIASGQNQTREHPGYAGKIVSVDKKAGNQGSMVLKHQMKPQNPGCSVNYLTNQRVGNENTMFPKHQMVPRTLAFNPQTSAGFKRQEIKCENKPPLKLNMANNCTGLNQTRGCPGNPLAVNQNRIISKYQMVPRNPFLDPNHETIADFKRQDNKFGNKPPSQVYMTNNCYGPNPIRQCPGNYLRNQMAENQNRMVPKFQMQPRLAPDPNRKTIADLKCQENRIGNKPTSKLNVENNSVNRNLYNYNILNIMESHDKSNTIIHSSNENGYNGNNMVTTSEHFSDNENTKVSDSGSTEYESSSDDVVEDISMKDSNSINVFLPQKVNSKQNRKVSDRKPGTNDEFDLSTQSESSDSSEVEEEAPKNSGPAFIPHNMSNERNKIVSAGITETSTHYSKDGESSNSSSEKKDVTDDPKELSMKDKEHAQKVKRTTGKSMHYSTDDHSSDSNSEEDESSDDTEELSIKNDEHKQKVYGGTGKLMFEDEASNGPKDLSIKDRDNNTKVYGRGKIMFEEEERVPDEYKILPSIHNNENKKVYAERTGKSMYNSKDDESSDSNLEEEDEVLDNPPIKDNEHNGNVYGKRTGKLMFEEEDKASDDPKEISIKDKDNNRKVYGRGKIMFEEEESVPDEYMKFTTINNNENKKVYARGTGKSMNNSTDDESSDSNLEEEEVSEDPPIKENEPNGNVFGRRTGKLMFEEDDKASDYTKKLPMKETEQNEKVYKRRTGKLMYEEEDKASDDPKELSIKDKDSNRKVYGRGKVMFEEEEEVPDEYKKLPTINNNENKKVYARGTGKSMHNSTDDESSDSNLEEEEVSEDPPIKENEPNGNVSGRRTGKLMFEEDDEASDHTKKLPMKETEPNEKVYKRRTGKLMYEEEDKASDDSKELSMKDKEHNRIVYGRGKIMFEEEERVPNEYKKLPTINNNENKKVYARGTGKSMHNSTDDESSDSNLEEEEVSEDPPIKENEPNGNVSGRRTGKLMFEEDDEASDHTKKLPMKATEQNETVYKRRTGKLMYEEEDKSSDDSKELSMKDKEHNRIVYGRGKIMFEEEERVPNEYKKLSTMNNNENKKVYARRTGKSIHNSTDDESSDSNLEEKDEVPDEPPKLPMTENEHNGNVYRRRTGKLMFEEEEIEDKENSDIHKKLSPINKKENLKVSAGRTGKFMHYSTDEESSDSNSDKDEASYDSKELYKNTNDHTEKGRKTGKSMHCSTDDESSEDEVTSDDDQDLSIKNNLQTGKVTARRTGKLMLEDKGEDACKKLPMTKKTDDECSHSYSGEDEASEDSDSSKGRKTGKFMRSKNLLEDESDLSSPSEFSDSSGEEKEKLNKKLSGRKSGKSLPPKSSSDEESDLSPPSEFSDSSGVEEEAPDVAGKLPLGGSEQNKTVSTGNTGKSMSPKNSTDDESDLSPPSEFSDSSGVEEEAPETVKSMSDDESEFSDSSEVEEEAPETVKSMSDDESDLSPPSEFSDTNSDDNEDASEMSTRVGSSSEDDSDDSNVVDKNRSNEDKELEKSISMDKNSRSIEAKENITSGLKQFENSSSNEASGENNIDDKPSDDGNNILHIEKQKDDFTKTKHLARQENNENITNVLTPLENSAYDEALDGGRTGIDANSSKDESSKNSDDGINIMKQPKLMEGVIKSSTIREYSENKTEEDSPGIGNSNVGDFKD, from the exons ATGAACTTAAAACACCGACACATGAAAATTCCCCTATGGGATGAACTTAAAACACCGACAAACGATAAT AATTGTCCGGCTTCAAATGTGCACGATGTTGAAACTCCAAAAACTTCCCGGAAAAGAGCTTCTGAACTCTCCCAGACCGGGAAATATGGTAAACGTTCCAGACTACCTGAAGATCAAAAATACTCTAACGGatggaatttaaatttggaaGAAACAGCACCAGAATTTCCAGAAGAACCTTTGCAAATTAATGATGAACTTGATAAGGCAATAAATGATGCAATTAAAGATGTGATAGAACCAACAGAAGCGTCTTCTGGATGGTGGGAGCAGTTCACCGAATATCTTTCGAAGATGGATTCTCCAAAGTCTCCCAAAGAATCTGAAGTGATTGACCAAAACATAGAAGAGACTAAAGGCAACTTTGAGGAAAACAAGTTCGGTGAATCTCTGAAACTagatttaaataatgaatttgaacaaattttaaaatctacGTCTGAGCAAATGGATAACAAAAAGGATGAATATTCTACGAAAAAGGATACGCCAAGGCCTTCGAAACAAACCGATTCGATTGACGAGGATgtaatgaaaagaaatgatACATCATCAATACAATTGAAGAGTAGTAAGGATATTGATGAAAGCAAGTCTGGCGTATCGGTCAACTTAGATTCCATATTTGGATTACCAGTTGCAAACCATAAAAGTgagcagaaacagaaaactaTCTTCGAACGAAAGCCTAAAGATAAGGAGGCCCAAAAGCCCGTTATTGAAGATCAGCCATTTGAAGAAGATAACGAGCCAATGAAGGAATTTTTGGCAGCATTTACCAAATTTGCTCCTTTGCAGCAAAGGGAAAGCCAAGTGCCAGATAATGCAGAGATTGAAGAGTCGAACAAAGATGTAGACGCCGAAAGCAAGTTGGAAACaggaaattcgaaaaattcATCGGACTCCGAAGATTTCTTGAAGAACATTGATAGCTCAGAGTCGGCGAAGGAATCATCGTGTTCTGGCTCGGAATCTGTAACCGATtcaaaatcaaagaaaaaa GCTCGAAAACGGAATGCAACTTCACCTTCTGGTTCTAGTCAAGGAGAGTCCAA CGAATCCAAAAGTGAGGAGAATTCACAAGATCCTTTTGCATTAGTTGAAGCATTGcgagaaatggaaaataaagaaaaaactgGCGGTAAGCagaaaaaatcaaagaaaaaacgcaaaagcaaaagaaagtgGAGCAACTCCTCAGATTCAAGTTCTAAAGGAAACAATAAACGCTCTAGAAAGCACAGCGACTCGGACAGCGATGATATCCTTACGTCCCGCAAATACAAATCTAAACATAAGGCAAATGTTAGAAATGGCTTGGATTTCTATGAGGATGACAGTGTAAGCGAAGATGATAGATTTAGCTCTGATGGTTTCGGTTACAATGAAAAGCTCAACTCGgatttttcaaatgcaaatcaattaaacgAGTATGAGGAGCTGTACAATAAGATGTATCAGATTTTTGAACAGGTTCCCAGTCGCTACAAATACGAAATGAACACTGTGCTTTATCCTACTCTAGTTGTGGTTTATCTACGCATGATTGCCAGCGGGAAGTTTCGACGAGGCAAAACCTTTGTGGAGTCCTCGATGCGTTCCTTAGATCACTCTCTAATGCCACGTATTGATAAACTAATGACGCTGCAATGCTCAGCCGATCTGCCAAAGAAGGCCAGAAGATTGCTCGCTGGCGAGCAACAGGCTCGGGTTAAAGTAGTTCTGTGTGAGCAGAGCTACGAACTGCTTATATCCTTCAAGAAAAGCTGGGCATCCTCAAAGCAGACTTTATTTGAACAGCATTTCGAACTGATTGTCAAGGAGAATAATGGAGTACCGTACCAGCAAATTGGAATGGGTTGCGCCCCCTTAGATAAGGTTTATTGGGCCACAGGCGAAGCAGTCAAGGAGCCGCCACCGCCCAGTCCTCGAGCAGCGCGTCGCAATCGCTTGAAGAAAACCAAACTGTCACCTGTTAAGAACCAACACATGCCCATTGGCAATCGTCTCTACACTCCAATGCCCAGACGTTGGGACTTGGAGCTGCAAAAGGACGATGAAGAGCATCGAGTGCCTTTGGACAAAGATAATTTGCCATCGATTTATATCCATGATGTGCGCGAGAAGACTGAATCTGTGATCTGTGCCACCCTCTCCAGCAAGGCCACAATGCTGGCCATTGGCACTCAGTCGGGTGCAGTCCACGTCTCCTCGCTGACCTCTACAAAGCTGGTGAAAATCAAGTCGGCCAAGAGTTTGGAGAAACTCGACACCAGCACTCCGGGTATAGATGAGCGCATGATGGACGCGTCGAGTGAAAAAATGATACGCAAACTCTATGGACATCAAGGATCTGTTTACAGCTGCGCCTTTGAGCCGCATGATCATTTCCTGCTGACTTCGTCCCAGGATCGCACTGTGCGTTGTTGGTGCCTCTTCACGTGGAGCTGTGTGGTCATCTATCCCGGCCACATGGCGGCCATCTACAGCGTGTGCTATGCGCCCCAAGGCTATTACATTGCCACCGCCTCTGAAGATCGCACGGTTCGCATTTGGACGCAGGACAGTCGTAAATCACTCTGTGTGCTCGTCGGACATCTGGCCGAGGTGAGTAACTGCAAGTTTCATCCGAATAGACATTACTTGGCCACGGGATCGGCCGATTGCACTGTTCGCTTGTGGGACATTATTAAGGGAGTTCAGGTGCGACTTTTCACTGGTCACAGGGATGGCATCACTGCTTTGGCCTTTTCAACTTGTGGACGCTACTTGGTCACAGGTTCTAACGATCATTATATAGTTGTATGGGACATCGAAAAGGAGCACTTGGTGCGTGCTCTGTCCTATCACACTGCGGGCATTAACAGCATTGTGTTTGCCATGGATAACAAGCTCTTTATGGTTGGCGGACAGGATGGCGAGTTATCGATTTGGAACTTCGAGCATCTAGTTCAGGAATACGATTCGGATGAGATAAGGAAATTGACAAACTCGAAAAGAAAATGCTCGAAGCTTAAGAGTGACGATTTGCTGGTCATCTCTTACCCCACCAAGGAATCTCCTTTCTATGAGCTGCACATCACGCCCCGGAATTTATTACTCGCaacttgtatttttaaaatggaGTCACCTGATAAAGAGTCTGACATGAACAAGTCTACTGATGATGAAGAGCTCGCAATGATTAAGGCTTACTTTACGGCGCAATCGAATCGTGAAAAGGTAGTTATGAAATCGACTCGTGATGAATGTGGTTTGGACATTTTCAAATCGTTGATGGGCTATAAAATTGAATCACCAGAAGATGACAGCCCAGAAACGGAAACTGTCTTAGATGACGTGGTTGATATATCTCTTAAAAAAGAGTTCCATTTGTCAAACGAAAAGCTTTGTGAATCTTTAGATATCATTTTGGATGACTTCGATGATATAGTTGACGATGATAAGCGAAGTGTTGtgaatgtatttaataatgaaGTCTGCAATAGTAATGCTGATGTAGTATTAGAAGAAAAATCTaaagaacaacagcaagatGTAGTTATTGATGAAGAAGAATCGACCAGGCCAGACATAATAGAAATACCAAGCGAATCCCAAATGAATAATGAACAGTTTAAAGGGTATTCGACAGATTCAAGCACGGAAAGTGAAGATGTTTCAGATATCAGATCCCTAGAATCATCTGACAGTAACAATCTTCAAACTCCCAATATAATTACGAAGAACTGGGTAAACAAAAATCGGATAGAAGAATTAAGAAAACGCCAAGAAGgtaataaaagaaaacgcaAGCTTCCACTTAAGACAGTGAGAAGGGGAATTCTTTCTCGTGGCAAAAATCTCCAATTGCTTCAAGACAATGTTAGAATAAGTAATCAAcaagtacaaaatatttctcaacaaaataatactgcatCAAATGTGTTGCCACCTACAAAGGAACTAAAGCAATCAAACCTTTCagaatttgatttatatggAACCAAAAATGTTAACAGAAATGTCCGAAGACAATTGTTAGGATATAACGATAAGCCAGTTGGCTTTAATCATGGAGAGAAAgtgaatttaataaacaagGATGctagaaatgaaaacaacgcAGTGCCGAAGTACGAAATGGATGAACGTAAGCCAGTTCCTCATACTATTCATGAAACTATTGATTTTAAGCAACCAGGAATTGGAAATGAGAACAAACCTCTTTCCAAACTCAACCAAAAACCGAATGTGGAAAATAATTGTGCTGGACAAAACCCAACTAGAGAATATTCTGCACCTCAAAGTGTCAATTATCTAAGAAACCAGATAGCGGGAAATCAATATAACACAACTCAGAAATTCCAAATGGTACCATGTAATCCACGTCTTGATCCTAATCGAAAAACAATTGTGGGAAATATAGCGAGTGGTCAAAACCAAACTAGAGAACATCCTGGATATGCTGGTAAGATAGTTAGTGTAGATAAGAAAGCTGGAAATCAAGGAAGTATGGTTTTGAAACACCAAATGAAGCCACAAAATCCAGGATGTTCTGTCAATTATCTAACAAACCAGAGAGTTGGAAATGAAAATACGATGTTCCCGAAACACCAAATGGTACCACGTACTCTAGCTTTTAATCCTCAAACTAGTGCTGGCTTTAAGCGACAAGAAATTAAATGTGAAAACAAACCaccattaaaattaaatatggcAAATAATTGTACTGGACTAAACCAAACTAGAGGATGTCCTGGCAATCCATTAGCTGTAAATCAGAATAGGATAATCtcgaaataccaaatggtacCACGTAATCCATTTCTTGATCCTAATCACGAAACAATTGCTGACTTTAAGCGTCAAGATAATAAATTTGGAAACAAACCTCCTTCACAAGTATATATGACAAATAATTGTTATGGACCAAACCCCATTAGACAATGTCCTGGCAATTATCTAAGAAACCAGATGgctgaaaatcaaaataggATGGTCCCGAAATTCCAAATGCAACCACGTTTAGCTCCTGATCCTAATCGTAAAACAATTGCTGACCTTAAGTGTCAAGAAAATAGAATTGGAAACAAGCCCACTTCAAAACTAAATGTAGAAAATAATTCTGTTAATCGCAAtctatataattacaatattctTAATATCATGGAGAGCCATGATAAATCGAATACAATAATTCACTCAAGTAATGAAAATGGCTATAATGGTAATAATATGGTAACTACTAGCGAACACTTCTCGGACAATGAAAACACCAAAGTTTCAGATTCCGGATCTACAGAATATGAATCTTCTtctgatgatgttgttgaaGATATTTCGATGAAAGATTCAAATTcgataaatgtatttttacctcaaaaagtaaatagtaaacaaaacagaaaggtATCAGATAGAAAACCAGGAACAAATGACGAATTCGATTTAAGCACACAAAGCGAGTCTTCGGACTCTAGCGAAGTTGAAGAAGAAGCGCCTAAAAACAGTGGACCCGCTTTTATTCCTCATAATATGAGCAATGAACGAAACAAAATCGTATCTGCAGGAATAACGGAAACATCCACGCATTATTCAAAAGATGGCGAATCTTCAAATTCTAGCTCTGAGAAAAAAGACGTCACAGATGATCCTAAAGAATTATCTATGAAGGACAAGGAGCACGCCCAAAAAGTAAAGAGAACAACTGGAAAATCCATGCATTATTCCACAGATGACCACTCTTCAGATTCCAACTCAGAAGAAGACGAATCCTCAGATGATACTGAAGAATTATCTATAAAAAATGATgagcataaacaaaaagtatatGGAGGAACTGGAAAGTTAATGTTCGAAGATGAAGCCTCAAATGGTCCTAAAGATTTATCTATTAAGGACAgggacaacaacacaaaagtaTATGGACGAGGAAAGATAATGttcgaagaagaagaaagagtCCCAGATGAGTACAAGATTTTACCTTCGATACACAATAACGAAAATAAGAAAGTATATGCGGAAAGAACTGGGAAATCCATGTATAATTCGAAAGATGATGAATCCTCAGATTCTAActtagaagaagaagacgaagtcTTAGATAATCCACCTATAAAAGATAATGAGCACAATGGAAATGTATATGGAAAAAGAACTGGAAAGTTAATGTTCGAAGAAGAAGACAAAGCCTCAGATGATCCCAAAGAAATCTCTATTAAggacaaggacaacaacagaaaagtATATGGACGAGGAAAGATAATGttcgaagaagaagaaagtgTCCCAGATGAGTACATGAAATTTACTACGATAAACAATAACGAAAATAAGAAGGTATATGCGAGAGGAACTGGAAAATCTATGAATAATTCAACAGATGACGAATCATCAGATTCTAAtttagaagaagaagaagtctCAGAGGATCCACCTATAAAAGAGAATGAGCCCAATGGAAATGTATTTGGAAGAAGAACTGGAAAGTTAATGTTCGAAGAAGATGACAAAGCTTCAgattatactaaaaaattaCCTATGAAGGAGAcagaacaaaatgaaaaagtatataaaagaAGAACTGGAAAGTTAATGTacgaagaagaagacaaaGCCTCAGATGATCCCAAAGAATTATCTATTAAGGACAAGGACAGCAACAGAAAAGTATATGGACGAGGAAAGGTAATGttcgaagaagaagaagaagtgccAGATGAGTACAAGAAATTACCTACGATAAACAATAACGAAAATAAGAAGGTATATGCAAGAGGAACTGGAAAATCTATGCATAATTCAACAGATGACGAATCATCAGATTCTAAtttagaagaagaagaagtctCAGAGGATCCACCTATAAAAGAGAATGAGCCCAATGGAAATGTATCTGGAAGAAGAACTGGAAAGTTAATGTTCGAAGAAGATGACGAAGCTTCAGATCATACTAAAAAATTACCTATGAAGGAGACGGAACCAAAtgaaaaagtatataaaagaAGAACTGGAAAGTTAATGTacgaagaagaagacaaaGCCTCTGATGATTCCAAAGAATTATCTATGAAAGATAAGGAGCACAACAGAATAGTATATGGAAGAGGAAAGATAATGttcgaagaagaagaaagagtGCCAAATGAGTACAAGAAATTACCTACGATAAACAATAACGAAAATAAGAAGGTATATGCGAGAGGAACTGGAAAATCTATGCATAATTCAACAGATGACGAATCATCAGATTCTAAtttagaagaagaagaagtctCAGAGGATCCACCTATAAAAGAGAATGAGCCCAATGGAAATGTATCTGGAAGAAGAACTGGAAAGTTAATGTTCGAAGAAGATGACGAAGCTTCAGATCATACTAAAAAATTACCTATGAAGGCGACGGAACAAAATGAAACAGTATATAAAAGAAGAACTGGAAAGTTAATGTacgaagaagaagacaaaTCCTCTGATGATTCCAAAGAATTATCTATGAAGGATAAGGAGCACAACAGAATAGTATATGGAAGAGGAAAGATAATGttcgaagaagaagaaagagtGCCAAATGAGTACAAGAAATTATCTACGATGAACAATAACGAAAATAAGAAGGTATATGCGAGAAGAACTGGAAAATCTATACATAATTCGACAGATGACGAATCATCAGATTCTAACTTAGAAGAAAAAGACGAAGTCCCAGATGAACCACCAAAATTACCTATGACTGAGAATGAACACAATGGAAATGTATATAGAAGAAGAACTGGAAAGTTAATGttcgaagaagaagaaatagAAGATAAAGAAAACTCAGATATTCACAAGAAATTATCACCaataaacaagaaagaaaacttAAAAGTATCTGCAGGAAGAACTGGAAAATTCATGCATTATTCAACCGATGAAGAATCTTCAGATTCTAATTCAGATAAAGATGAAGCCTCATATGATTCTAAAGAATTATATAAGAATACCAATGATCACACCGAAAAAGGTAGAAAAACTGGAAAATCGATGCATTGTTCAACAGACGATGAATCTTCAGAAGATGAAGTAACCTCAGATGATGATCAAGACTTATCTATAAAGAATAATCTTCAAACCGGCAAAGTAACTGCAAGAAGAACTGGAAAATTAATGCTTGAAGACAAAGGGGAAGATGCTTGTAAGAAATTACCTATGACAAAGAAGACAGATGATGAATGTTCACATTCTTACTCAGGAGAAGACGAAGCTTCAGAAGATTCAGATAGTTCCAAAGGAAGAAAAACTGGAAAATTCATGCGCTCTAAGAATTTATTAGAAGACGAATCAGATTTAAGTTCGCCAAGTGAGTTTTCAGATTCTAGCggagaagaaaaagaaaagctaaataaaaaattatctGGAAGAAAATCTGGGAAATCCCTGCCCCCTAAAAGTTCATCAGATGAAGAATCCGACTTAAGTCCGCCAAGCGAGTTTTCAGATTCTAGCggagtagaagaagaagcaccAGATGTTGCAGGAAAATTACCTTTGGGGGGaagtgaacaaaataaaacagtttCTACCGGAAATACTGGGAAATCCATGTCACCCAAGAATTCAACAGATGACGAATCCGATCTAAGTCCGCCAAGCGAATTTTCAGATTCAAGCggagtagaagaagaagcaccAGAAACTGTGAAATCCATGTCAGATGACGAATCCGAGTTTTCAGATTCTAgcgaagtagaagaagaagcaccAGAAACTGTGAAATCCATGTCAGATGACGAATCCGATCTAAGTCCGCCAAGTGAATTTTCAGATACTAACTCTGACGACAACGAAGATGCTTCTGAAATGTCCACAAGAGTCGGAAGTTCGTCCGAAGATGACTCGGATGATAGCAATGTTGTGGATAAAAATAGAAGCAATGAAGATAAAGAGCTGGAAAAAAGTATATCCATGGATAAGAATTCAAGATCAATAGAAGCTAAAGAAAATATCACCTCAGGGTTAAAGCAATTTGAAAACTCGTCTAGTAATGAAGCTTCAGGCGAAAATAATATTGACGATAAGCCCTCTGACGATGGTAacaatattttacatatagAAAAACAGAAAGACGACTTCACCAAAACTAAGCATTTAGCAAGacaagaaaataatgaaaatataactAACGTATTAACGCCGCTTGAAAACTCAGCTTATGATGAAGCTTTAGACGGAGGCAGAACAGGAATAGATGCAAACTCATCCAAAGATGAATCATCTAAGAATTCCGACGATGgtattaatattatgaaaCAACCAAAGCTAATGGAAGGTGTAATCAAAAGTTCAACGATAAGGGAATATAGTGAGAACAAAACTGAAGAAGATTCCCCAGGTATTGGCAACTCAAATGTCGGCGACTTCAAGGATTAG
- the LOC133844217 gene encoding odorant receptor 67d, protein MQDLAATRFCKIIKLIRFCVGICGTDVADPEYRMWALTYAVITVIFFFFASTVYTLYVGVILEKDYTVILQAFAMVGSAIQGLTKLLCTVNRAPLMRHIQGTYESIYQEYEVLGGEYTKYLHRRINLFWNLMIAFAWIYIILVAGLTCYPIYSRIFRNEKLLVMQFLVPGIDRDSDSGHLMLITLHVTCLSFGAFGNFGGDMYLFLFITNVPLLKDIFKVKLHEFNDVVQENADHKQIRSMLWDLISWHQRYVSILRSTEKIYNIVMFVQLLSACVGILCTISCIFIKVWPAAPVYLIYSFIVLYTFCGLGTIVETSNLDFTFELYTNCLWYELPVKEQKLLILMLAKSQNEKALTAASVLPLSMNTALRLTKGIYSFSMLLITYLE, encoded by the exons ATGCAGGATTTAGCTGCAACGCGGTTCTGCAAGATTATCAAACTGATTCGGTTCTGTGTGGGTATCTGTGGTACAGATGTCGCTGATCCCGAGTATCGAATGTGGGCTCTCACCTATGCAGTCATCACTGTaatctttttcttcttcgccTCCACCGTCTACACACTTTATGTGGGTGTTATCCTGGAGAAGGATTACACTGTAATCCTGCAGGCTTTCGCCATGGTTGGTTCAGCTATTCAGGGACTGACCAAGCTACTCTGCACTGTGAACAGAGCTCCATTAATGCGACACATCCAGGGCACCTACGAGTCCATCTACCAGGAGTACGAGGTGCTGGGAGGCGAGTACACCAAGTATCTGCATAGGCGCATCAATCTATTCTGGAATCTAATGATTGCCTTCGCTTGGATTTACATTATTCTCGTGGCCGGATTGACTTGCTATCCCATCTACAGTCGCATTTTTCGCAACGAAAAACTGCTTGTGATGCAGTTTTTAGTGCCTGGAATCGATAGAGATAGCGACAGTGGACACTTGATGTTGATCACTCTTCATGTAACTTGCTTGAGCTTCGGTGCTTTTGGAAACTTTGGTGGAGATATGTATCTATTTCTGTTCATCACAAATGTGCCACTGTTGAAGGACATTTTCAAGGTGAAGCTGCACGAATTCAATGATGTGGTCCAAGAGAACGCAGATCATAAACAGATTCGATCCATGCTCTGGGATTTAATTTCATGGCATCAACGTTACGTGTC TATTCTGCGAAGTACCGAAAAAATCTACAACATTGTCATGTTTGTGCAACTTTTGTCGGCATGTGTTGGAATTCTTTGCACCATTTCGtgcattttcattaaagtttGGCCCGCTGCTCCTGTCTACTTGATCTACTCCTTCATCGTACTCTACACCTTTTGTGGCTTGGGCACAATTGTCGAGACTTCG aaCCTGGACTTTACCTTTGAGCTCTACACGAACTGTTTGTGGTATGAATTGCCCGTAAAGGAGCAAaagttgttgattttaatgCTGGCCAAGTCGCAAAATGAAAAGGCTTTAACTGCAGCTTCTGTTTTACCTCTTTCGATGAACACAGCTCTCAGGTTGACCAAAGGCATCTACAGCTTCAGCATGCTATTAATTACTTACTTGGAGTAG